The Sulfurimonas aquatica genomic sequence ATTAAATAAATGAATATAGAAATTTCCGAAGTTGCCAATTTACCATCGCGTTTTGGTAACTTTAATGTAAAAGCTTTCAAAGAGGGCGAAAAAGAACACCTTGTAGTTTATGCAAAAAAACTAGATGCCATACCTCTTGTTAGAGTGCACTCTGAGTGCTTAACCGGAGACGCCATCGGTAGCCTCAAATGTGACTGTCGAGACCAACTTGAATATGCCCTCTCACTTATAGACAAAGAGGGAGGTATGGTTATCTATCTTAGACAAGAGGGACGCAACATCGGCCTTTTAAATAAGATAAACGCTTATGCCCTTCAAGATAAAGGTTTAAACACTATAGAAGCAAATCATCAGTTAGGTTTTGCGGCGGATGAGCGAACGTATGAAGTAGTGACGTATATACTAGAGTATTTTAATATAAAAAAAATAAATCTGCTTACAAACAATCCAGATAAAATGAACTCAATTAAAGACATTGAAATTGTTAATAGAGTTCCAGTCATCATAACGCCAAATGAGTTTAATAGTGGTTATTTAGATACTAAACGCGACGAAATGGGGCATCTTTTATAGTTCTTTAAAACTAATTCTAAAGGCCCTCTCCTCTACTCAGAACTCCCTTTATTCCGACATACAAGCTACTATCTGTTTGACATATTAATTTGATTTAACTATATTAAGCATCAATTGTGTAGATGATTTGAGGAGAAAGAGATGGGTATACCAGATAAAGTGGCACAGGATGCAAAAGTTCTTGCCTATCAATGGCAAAAGAAAATCCAAGTTTTTCGAAAGAGTAAAGAGCAAGATTTTCATGAGATGATGTTAAAAATGTTAAACAATCCTATGAATAAAATTTTTCTCATTGAGTTACTAGATCAAAGTTTTCGTTCTCATAATGAAAACCGTGTATCTGACCAATTAGAACATATCTTTTCAAAATACGAAAATACTGATTTTTTCTCCCAATTTGAGAAAATACTCATTTGGTTATTTCGTGAAGTTGGCATCTATGTCAACTCTATCTCCATCCCTTTGTTTATACAGTATTTACGCCGTGATATAAGCTCCATTGTTATCCCAGGGGAGGAGAATCTTCTATCAAAACATCTCAAAGAGAGAAAATCTCAAGGAACGCGAGTAAATATCAATGTAATTGGAGAGATTGTTCTAAGTGAGCAAGAAGCCAATGAGAGAACTTCTAAGTATATACATATGCTTGAAAATCCAAACATCGATTATCTCTCTATTAAAATTTCTAATCTATTTTCCCAAATCATTCCACATGCTCATGAGCACAGTGTGCAAAAAATCAGTATTCAGCTAGAGAAAATCTATGCTGCAGCTATTAAAAACAGCTATACAAATGCCGAGGGTATTCAAAATAGTAAATTTGTAAACCTAGATATGGAAGAGTATAAAGATATCGAGATAACAATCAGTGCATTTAAAAATGTTTTGTCTCAAGAGCAGTTCAAAAACCTTCATGCCGGCATAGTTATTCAGACCTATCTCCCCGATGCGATGATTTACATTCGAGATTTATATGAGTGGGCAAAACAGCGAGTTGATAGTGGGGGTGCACCTATAAAAATTCGTATCGTTAAGGGTGCAAATCAGGAGATGGAGTTAACAGAAGCATCTCTTAGAGGATGGCCAAGTGTCACTTACTCTTCAAAAGCCGAGTCAGACGCAAACTTCAAGATAGCTATGGACTTTTTACTTCATCCAGATGTAGCACCTTACATCCATACAGGTATCGCCTCGCATAACCTTTTTGACCATGCTCTCGCACATCTTTTAGCTAAAGAGAGAGCTGTAGAGGCGTATGTCAGTGCAGAGATGCTAGAGGGTATGA encodes the following:
- the ribA gene encoding GTP cyclohydrolase II, whose product is MNIEISEVANLPSRFGNFNVKAFKEGEKEHLVVYAKKLDAIPLVRVHSECLTGDAIGSLKCDCRDQLEYALSLIDKEGGMVIYLRQEGRNIGLLNKINAYALQDKGLNTIEANHQLGFAADERTYEVVTYILEYFNIKKINLLTNNPDKMNSIKDIEIVNRVPVIITPNEFNSGYLDTKRDEMGHLL